From Scomber scombrus chromosome 21, fScoSco1.1, whole genome shotgun sequence, one genomic window encodes:
- the scd gene encoding acyl-CoA desaturase — translation MTEAEALEKKQQHKPRNGNVLPEATREDVFDHTYKEKEGPKPPTIIVWKNVLLMIVLHSGALYGMCLVPSAAPLTLLWTFVCFLISALGVTAGAHRLWSHRSYKATLPLKIFLGVANSMAFQNDIFEWARDHRVHHKYSETDADPHNAVRGFFFAHIGWLLVRKHPDVIEKGRKLELSDLLADKVVMFQKTYYKPSVLLMCFFIPMFVPWYFWGETLWVAYFVPALMRYTMVLNATWLVNSAAHMWGNRPYDKHINPRENKFVTLSAIGEGYHNYHHTFPYDYATSEFGVKLNLTTCFIDFMCYLGLAKDCKRVSREVIMARTQRTGDGSHRSG, via the exons ATGACGGAGGCGGAGGCGTtggagaagaagcagcagcacaaGCCCAGGAATGGAAATGTTCTTCCAGAGGCCACCAGAGAAGATGTGTTTGATCACACATACAAAGAGAAGGAGGGCCCCAAACCTCCCACGATCATCGTATGGAAAAATGTCCTCTTGATGATTGTGTTACATTCAGGTGCCCTGTACGGCATGTGCCTCGTCCCTTCAGCAGCTCCTTTGACCTTGCTTTGga cctttgtttgttttttgataaGTGCTTTAGGAGTTACTGCAGGAGCTCACCGCCTGTGGAGTCACAGATCCTACAAGGCCACATTACCTCTAAAGATCTTTCTTGGTGTTGCCAACTCCATGGCATTTCAG AATGATATCTTTGAATGGGCTCGAGACCACAGGGTTCATCACAAATATTCCGAGACAGATGCCGACCCTCACAATGCTGTCCGGGGCTTCTTCTTCGCTCACATTGGCTGGCTTTTAGTGCGCAAACACCCTGACGTCATTGAGAAAGGCCGCAAGCTGGAGCTCAGTGATCTGCTGGCTGACAAAGTTGTAATGTTTCAAAAAAC GTATTACAAGCCCTCTGTGCTGCTCATGTGTTTCTTCATCCCCATGTTTGTGCCGTGGTACTTCTGGGGAGAGACTCTGTGGGTGGCATACTTTGTCCCGGCTCTGATGAGGTACACCATGGTGCTGAACGCCACGTGGCTGGTCAACAGTGCGGCTCACATGTGGGGAAACAGGCCCTATGACAAGCACATCAACCCCAGGGAGAACAAGTTTGTCACGCTCAGCGCTATAG GAGAAGGATATCATAATTACCACCACACATTCCCTTATGACTATGCGACCAGTGAGTTTGGGGTCAAGTTGAACCTTACCACTTGTTTCATCGACTTCATGTGCTACTTGGGTCTGGCCAAGGACTGCAAGAGAGTGTCCCGTGAGGTGATCATGGCCCGAACACAGCGCACTGGAGACGGGAGCCACCGGAGTGGCTAA